A genomic segment from Salvia splendens isolate huo1 chromosome 13, SspV2, whole genome shotgun sequence encodes:
- the LOC121760213 gene encoding HMG1/2-like protein, whose protein sequence is MNNNHSFNNLTQHLLHLILLAKPYSSISAVFHLRFQMKAGKSNAVSRKPDSRLSVKKQTKKEKQAAKDPNKPKRAASAFFVFMEGFRKEYKEKHPNNKSVAAVGKAGGDEWKSMSKEDKAPFVAVAEQRKEEYERQMRAYNKKLAGEEDEESDKSQSEVNDDEDEEGSGEVSEEEEEDDD, encoded by the exons atgaataataatCACTCATTTAATAACCTCACTCAACATCTTCTGCATCTCATTCTCCTCGCCAAACCCTATTCATCGATTTCTGCTGTTTTTCATCTCAGATTTCAGATGAAGGCAGGAAAATCTAATGCCGTTTCCAGAAAGCCGGATAGCAG GCTTTCTGTGAAAAAGCAGACGAAGAAGGAGAAGCAAGCTGCGAAGGACCCCAACAAGCCGAAGAGGGCTGCGAGTGCCTTCTTTGTTTTCAT GGAGGGCTTTAGAAAGGAGTACAAGGAAAAACACCCCAACAACAAATCTGTTGCTGCT GTTGGTAAAGCTGGTGGTGATGAGTGGAAATCTATGAGTAAAGAG GACAAGGCCCCCTTCGTTGCAGTTGCAGAGCAGCGAAAGGAGGAATACGAACGTCAAATGAGGGCATACAACAAGAAACTG GCTGgtgaggaagatgaggagtcGGACAAGTCTCAATCTGAGGTGAATGATGACGAAGACGAGGAGGGGAGTGGGGAGGTTAGC gaggaagaagaagaagatgatgactGA
- the LOC121761015 gene encoding uncharacterized protein LOC121761015, with protein MGKVAIAEMKRKKKKGRPPKAQIPLIAPRNPIILDSPPITYSRSHRRNPKFYNISLRDRDAHAQDDDDDDERKEKKVKLVVRLPQSDEKETPKINQNQERDFAHSALEPEPEPASDSEPDSGSAFEDRDAKKRKINDVDHGSEGAVSTQEKKDVKATDTQQHGSPLESGPTQPLPDKKLLVFILDRLQKKDTYGVFSEPVDVNELPDYFEYIDQPMDFGTVRKKLNRGAYKKLEELEADVFLICSNAMLYNAPDTVYYRQARSIQEIAKRDFENLRHEGDNGQPQPKVVRRGRPPGNKNQKKSLETSPLDRVGADPSSGAALNNVEDKATGSNSYNLRKGPALYRYRPNDPYVSSYRPRNGEHYPEFSGDWNNEFPASILRADMKYGKKQFTIDENRRDTYREFHPLSPANNPSAFANSGGDMKQLMMVGLQESFAYARSLARFAANLGPVAWKVASKKIEYVLPPGTVYGPGWVAENGATTSQPPPFPNTPATDFRAPDLSPSEPHGLSEEMVEAVRRLNSQNERGLQGNTSPWKTPFPPVQQNHMYHQTHIQRNGFGGMPGYDAQTSRLSVPAMEGFQFPPQAINPMLQEMPAEGEMWTFGRSSWPAVPAQDGRSLAAPPDLNMRVLAGSPSFSLQIGSPQQQPDLALQL; from the exons ATGGGTAAGGTAGCAATTGCagaaatgaagaggaagaagaagaaggggcgACCGCCCAAGGCCCAAATTCCCCTAATTGCCCCTCGCAATCCCATCATTCTCGACTCGCCCCCAATCACCTACAGCCGATCTCACCGCCGGAACCCTAAATTCTATAATATTTCGCTGCGAGATCGCGACGCCCACGCCCAAGACGACGACGATGACGATGAGCGCAAGGAGAAGAAGGTCAAGCTCGTCGTCCGCCTCCCCCAATCCGACGAAAAGGAGACCCCCAAAATCAATCAGAATCAGGAGAGGGATTTCGCGCATTCGGCGTTGGAGCCGGAACCCGAGCCGGCCTCCGATTCCGAACCGGATTCTGGCTCCGCCTTCGAGGATCGCGACGCAAAGAAGCGGAAGATCAATGACGTCGATCACGGATCTGAAGGCGCGGTTTCAACTCAG GAGAAAAAAGATGTGAAAGCGACAGACACTCAGCAACATG GGTCTCCATTGGAGTCTGGTCCCACTCAACCTTTGCCAGACAAAAAGTTGTTGGTTTTCATTCTTGACAGGCTTCAAAA GAAGGATACTTATGGGGTATTTTCTGAGCCTGTGGATGTCAATGAG CTGCCTGATTACTTCGAGTATATTGACCAACCGATGGATTTCGGGACAGTCAGGAAGAAACTTAATCGTGGGGCTTATAAGAAATTGGAAGAACTCGAG GCTGATGTGTTTTTGATATGCTCGAATGCTATGCTGTATAATGCTCCTGATACGGTCTACTATCGACAG GCACGATCGATACAAGAAATTGCAAAGCGAGATTTTGAGAATCTGAGACATGAAGGCGACAATGGTCAACCACAGCCTAAGGTTGTTCGTAGAGGCAGGCCCCCGGGTAACAAGAACCAGAAGAAATCTCTCGAAACATCCCCACTGGATCGTGTTGGAGCTGACCCATCATCAGGTGCAGCTCTTAATAACGTGGAAGACAAGGCAACGGGATCTAACTCTTACAATCTGAGAAAGGGACCTGCATTGTATAGATACCGGCCCAATGACCCATACGTGTCATCATACCGGCCAAGAAATGGTGAACACTACCCTGAGTTTTCGGGAGACTGGAATAATGAATTTCCAG CATCCATTTTAAGGGCTGACATGAAATACGGCAAGAAACAGTTTACCATTGATGAGAATAGGCGTGATACATATAGGGAATTCCATCCCCTGTCTCCGGCTAACAATCCTTCTGCTTTTGCTAATTCCGGGGGAGATATGAAGCAACTCATGATG GTGGGCCTGCAGGAGTCGTTTGCATACGCTAGAAGCCTGGCCAGATTCGCTGCAAATCTTGGCCCTGTTGCTTGGAAAGTTGCATCGAAGAAGATAGAGTATGTCTTGCCTCCCGGGACAGTATACGGTCCTGGTTGGGTAGCTGAAAACGGAGCCACTACCTCACAGCCACCGCCTTTCCCAAACACCCCTGCTACTGACTTCAGAGCTCCTGACCTAAGCCCTTCTGAACCACACGGCCTTTCTGAAGAGATGGTCGAGGCCGTCAGGAGGCTCAACAGCCAGAACGAACGAGGCTTACAAGGCAACACATCTCCATGGAAAACGCCATTTCCACCAGTCCAGCAGAACCATATGTATCATCAGACTCATATTCAGAGAAATGGGTTTGGTGGAATGCCTGGATATGATGCACAGACGTCGAGGCTGTCCGTGCCGGCAATGGAAGGGTTTCAATTCCCTCCTCAGGCCATAAACCCCATGCTGCAGGAGATGCCGGCCGAAGGTGAAATGTGGACGTTTGGCAGGTCCTCTTGGCCGGCCGTGCCAGCTCAGGACGGCCGGAGCCTTGCAGCTCCGCCCGACCTCAACATGAGGGTCCTGGCCGGCTCGCCGAGTTTCAGCTTGCAGATAGGCTCACCTCAGCAGCAGCCAGATTTAGCATTGCAGCTCTAA
- the LOC121762275 gene encoding probable serine/threonine-protein kinase PBL21 — MGCFSCISHPSKDMRDYNGGDIDTNSSVGGKRKANVNGSVSVKKGGATRAKGQDGNNPSKGNAARSFTFKDLALATQNFREANLIGEGGFGSVYKGRLESGLVVAVKQLNLEGLQGNQEFIVEVLMLSLLHHPNLVNLIGYCTDGDQRLLVYEFMQMGSLENHLFEPTQTPLSWSTRLKIAVGAACGLEYLHCKANPPVIYRDLKSSNILLDKDFNAKLSDFGLAKLGPVGDNTHVSTRVMGTYGYCAPEYAMSGKLTLKSDIYSFGVVMLELITGRKAIDCTKIPGEQNLVMWCRPYLKDRRKYIQMVDPLLEGRFSIRSLHHAVAITAMCLQEQASFRPLIGDIVLALEFLASQADDSRRGQSHSRTSSSPSQVDKADSRRQDLEDPSI, encoded by the exons atgGGTTGCTTTTCTTGCATAAGTCATCCCAGTAAGGATATGAGGGACTATAATGGAGGAGATATTGACACTAATTCATCGG TTGGTGGGAAGAGGAAGGCGAATGTGAATGGTAGTG TGAGTGTGAAGAAGGGAGGTGCCACGAGGGCAAAGGGCCAGGACGGAAACAACCCCTCGAAGGGCAATGCTGCTCGTAGCTTCACCTTCAAAGACCTTGCTCTGGCCACTCAGAACTTTAGGGAGGCTAATCTGATAGGCGAGGGAGGTTTTGGGAGCGTTTACAAAGGCCGTCTCGAATCTGGCTTG GTTGTTGCTGTGAAGCAGCTTAATCTTGAAGGGCTGCAAGGGAATCAAGAATTCATCGTGGAGGTTCTGATGCTGAGCCTGTTGCACCACCCGAACCTCGTGAACTTGATCGGTTACTGCACTGATGGCGACCAGAGGCTCCTTGTTTACGAGTTTATGCAAATGGGCAGCTTGGAGAATCATCTGTTTG AGCCTACTCAGACGCCGCTGAGTTGGAGCACGAGGTTGAAGATTGCGGTTGGCGCTGCTTGTGGCCTCGAGTATCTTCACTGCAAAGCGAATCCGCCTGTTATCTACCGCGACCTGAAATCTTCAAACATACTGTTGGACAAAGATTTCAATGCCAAGCTGTCCGATTTTGGGCTTGCCAAGCTAGGGCCGGTTGGCGACAACACTCATGTCTCGACACGAGTGATGGGGACCTACGGATATTGTGCCCCGGAATATGCCATGAGCGGAAAGCTCACCCTAAAATCCGACATCTACAGCTTCGGCGTGGTTATGTTGGAGCTCATCACCGGACGCAAGGCCATCGACTGCACCAAAATCCCGGGAGAGCAGAATCTTGTTATGTGG TGTCGGCCTTATTTGAAGGACCGGAGGAAATACATACAAATGGTGGATCCTCTACTTGAAGGGCGATTCTCTATCCGGAGCCTCCACCACGCCGTTGCGATCACGGCAATGTGCCTTCAAGAGCAAGCCAGCTTCCGCCCGTTGATCGGGGACATCGTGTTGGCACTCGAGTTCCTAGCCTCGCAAGCGGACGATTCTCGGAGAGGTCAGTCCCACAGCCGGACCTCATCATCGCCATCGCAGGTAGATAAGGCTGATTCGAGAAGGCAAGATCTCGAAGATCCATCGATTTGA
- the LOC121762718 gene encoding catalase isozyme 1-like has product MDPNKYRPSSAFNSPFMTTNSGAPVWNNNNSLTVGSRGPILLEDYHLVEKLANFDRERIPERVVHARGASAKGFFEVTHDITHLTCADFLRAPGVQTPVIVRFSTVIHERGSPETLRDPRGFAVKFYTREGNFDMVGNNFPVFFIRDGMKFPDMVHALKPNPKSHIQENWRVLDFFSHHPESLHMFTFLFDDIGIPQDYRHMEGSGVNTYTLINKAGKVNYVKFHWKPTCGVKSLLEDEAVKVGGTNHSHATQDLYDSIAAGNYPEWKLFIQTIDPDIEDRFDFDPVDVTKTWPEDIIPLQPVGRLVLNRNIDNFFAENEQLAFCPSLVVPGVYYSDDKLLQTRIFSYSDTQRHRLGPNYLMLPANAPKTAHHNNHHEGFMNFMHRDEEVNYFPSRYDPTRHAETYPIPSVVLTGKRDKVSIEKENNFKQPGERYRSFTPERQERFIKRWIEALSDPRLTHEIRSIWVSYWSQADKSLGQKLASRLNVRPMM; this is encoded by the exons ATGGATCCTAACAAG TACCGTCCGTCGAGTGCTTTCAATTCACCGTTTATGACCACGAATTCTGGAGCTCCAGTTTGGAACAACAACAACTCTTTGACTGTTGGAAGTAGAG GTCCAATCCTTCTTGAGGATTATCATTTGGTGGAGAAACTTGCTAACTTTGATCGTGAGAGGATTCCAGAACGTGTTGTCCATGCTAGAGGTGCCAGTGCCAAGGGCTTCTTTGAGGTCACTCATGATATCACGCACCTTACTTGTGCTGATTTCCTTAGAGCTCCAGGTGTTCAAACACCTGTTATTGTCCGTTTCTCCACTGTTATCCATGAGCGTGGTAGCCCTGAAACTCTTAGGGACCCCAGAGGATTTGCCGTGAAGTTCTACACAAGAGAG GGAAACTTTGATATGGTGGGAAACAACTTTCCCGTCTTCTTTATTCGGGATGGAATGAAATTCCCTGATATGGTTCATGCGTTGAAACCCAACCCAAAGTCCCACATTCAGGAGAACTGGAGAGTGTTGGACTTCTTTTCTCACCATCCTGAGAGTTTGCACATGTTCACGTTCCTCTTTGACGATATTGGTATTCCACAAGATTACAGGCATATGGAAGGCTCGGGTGTAAATACCTATACTCTGATCAACAAGGCTGGGAAAGTAAATTATGTGAAGTTCCATTGGAAACCTACTTGTGGAGTGAAGTCTCTGTTGGAGGACGAGGCTGTTAAGGTTGGAGGTACCAATCACAGCCATGCCACCCAGGATCTTTATGACTCGATTGCAGCTGGCAATTACCCTGAGTGGAAACTTTTTATTCAGACTATTGATCCTGATATCGAAGATAGATTTGATTTTGACCCAGTTGATGTAACAAAGACTTGGCCTGAGGACATCATTCCCCTGCAACCCGTTGGTCGTTTGGTGCTGAATAGGAACATTGACAACTTCTTTGCTGAGAATGAACAACTTGCGTTCTGCCCTTCTCTGGTTGTCCCTGGGGTTTACTATTCTGATGACAAGCTGCTCCAAACCCGTATCTTTTCTTATTCTGATACTCAGAGGCACCGTCTTGGACCAAACTATCTGATGCTCCCGGCTAATGCTCCCAAGACTGCCCATCACAACAACCACCATGAAGGTTTCATGAACTTCATGCATAGGGACGAGGAG GTGAACTATTTCCCGTCCAGGTATGATCCAACCCGTCATGCTGAGACGTACCCCATCCCTTCTGTGGTGTTGACAGGAAAACGTGACAAG GTCAGCATTGAGAAGGAGAACAACTTCAAGCAACCCGGTGAGAGATACCGCTCCTTCACACCAGAAAG ACAAGAGAGATTCATCAAAAGATGGATTGAGGCGTTGTCCGACCCCCGTCTCACCCACGAAATCCGAAGCATCTGGGTTTCTTACTGGAGCCAG GCTGACAAGTCTCTCGGCCAGAAGCTCGCCTCTCGTCTCAACGTGAGGCCGATGATGTGA
- the LOC121761967 gene encoding cyclin-B2-3-like codes for MMKMGSDENFPGVIKPFSNAQGGLKGGVGKFAVGVGNNRRALSVISRNIIGAPPNPCGVHKRGVLAEKNEAGGKNSVGPVHHAGTRKFASGLAGKAQHSSLEEVKPPSVPRTTSSTNQPHDCIIIDADDDYKNLDDHDVPMFVQHTEAMLEEIDQMDVEVEMEDIDGENEEEPVIDIDSCDKSNPLAVTEYIDDLYTYYKKMESSSCVPSNYMTRQSDINERMRGILIDWLIEVHYKFELMDETLYLTVNLIDRFLALQPVVRKKLQLVGVTAMLLACKYEEVSVPVIEDLIVISDKAYCRKEVLDMEKLMMNTLQFNMSLPTPYVFMKRFLKAAQSDNKMELFSFFIIELCLVEYEMLCFTPSMLAAAAVFTAQCTLSGCKKWSKTSQVHTSYTQEQLMECAALMVNFHQKSGTGKLSGVHKKYNTSKYGYVARIKPADFLIDDEY; via the exons atgatgaAGATGGGATCGGATGAGAATTTTCCAGGCGTGATCAAGCCTTTTTCAAACGCCCAAG GGGGTTTGAAGGGTGGAGTTGGAAAATTTGCAGTTGGTGTGGGGAATAACAGAAGGGCTTTGAGTGTAATCAGTAGGAACATCATTGGAGCTCCTCCTAACCCTTGTGGTGTTCACAAAAGAGGGGTTTTGGCAGA GAAAAACGAGGCCGGTGGTAAGAACTCTGTCGGTCCAGTGCATCATGCTGGCACAAG GAAGTTTGCTTCTGGATTGGCTGGAAAAGCACAGCATTCCTCACTTGag GAAGTCAAGCCACCATCAGTTCCTCGAACTACTTCAAGCACGAACCAGCCCCACGACTGCATTATTATCGATGCAGATGATGACTACAAGAATTTGGATGATCATGATGTGCCAATGTTTGTGCAGCACACAGAAGCTATGCTGGAAGAGATTGATCAAATG GATGTTGAAGTTGAAATGGAAGATATCGATGGGGAGAACGAGGAGGAGCCAGTAATCGATATAGATAGCTGTGATAAAAGTAATCCACTTGCAGTTACTGAATACATTGATGATTTATACACTTACTATAAAAAGATGGAG AGCTCAAGTTGCGTCCCTTCAAACTATATGACACGCCAGTCTGATATCAACGAACGAATGAGAGGCATCCTCATTGACTGGCTGATCGAG GTGCATTACAAGTTCGAACTGATGGACGAGACACTGTATCTAACTGTCAATCTGATCGATAGATTCTTAGCCCTCCAGCCAGTGGTGAGGAAGAAACTGCAGCTAGTTGGTGTCACTGCTATGCTCCTAGCTTGCAAATACGAGGAGGTTTCTGTCCCCGTTATCGAGGATCTTATTGTGATATCCGATAAAGCCTATTGCAGAAAAGAAGTCCTAGACATG GAGAAGTTGATGATGAATACCTTGCAGTTCAATATGTCGTTGCCGACGCCCTACGTGTTCATGAAGCGTTTCTTGAAAGCCGCACAATCTGATAACAAG ATGGAGCTTTTTTCCTTCTTCATAATCGAGCTCTGCCTCGTTGAGTACGAGATGCTGTGCTTCACTCCATCGATGCTAGCAGCTGCTGCCGTCTTCACTGCTCAATGCACTCTCAGTGGATGCAAGAAATGGAGCAAGACGAGCCAAGTGCACACGAGCTACACTCAAGAACAACTCAT GGAATGTGCGGCGCTGATGGTGAATTTCCACCAGAAGTCGGGAACCGGAAAGCTCAGTGGTGTGCATAAGAAGTATAATACTTCCAAATATGGCTATGTTGCAAGAATCAAACCTGCTGATTTTCTCATTGATGATGAATACTGA